In Leifsonia sp. ZF2019, a genomic segment contains:
- a CDS encoding ribokinase — protein MSGRILVVGSLNADLVVQTAAFPRPGETVTGGDLSTGAGGKGANQAVAAGRLGGAVSLVGAVGADAHGELLRASVAGAGVDVSTVAVRDDAATGTALITVDAHGENTIVVSPGANGTLAPADLPDSAVAGAAVLGLCLEVPEDVVVDAAQRARASGLTVVLNPSPFRAEARGLLPLVDVLLVNEGEAAALLGVAEDAAPGELRDGFAALGIARAVVTRGADGCVVIDAAAAPVAVSAVRVEAVDTTGAGDAFMGALLLRLADGDSLLDAARFAVGVGAFAASRAGAQASYPTSDALAAFLRR, from the coding sequence ATGAGCGGCCGCATCCTCGTCGTCGGGTCGCTGAACGCGGACCTCGTCGTGCAGACCGCCGCCTTCCCGCGGCCCGGAGAGACCGTCACCGGCGGCGATCTGTCGACCGGCGCCGGTGGCAAGGGCGCCAATCAGGCTGTCGCCGCCGGGCGTCTGGGCGGTGCAGTGAGCCTCGTCGGCGCGGTCGGTGCGGATGCCCACGGCGAGCTGCTGCGCGCGTCCGTCGCGGGTGCGGGCGTCGATGTCTCCACGGTCGCGGTGCGCGACGATGCGGCGACCGGGACCGCGCTCATCACCGTGGACGCGCACGGCGAGAACACGATCGTCGTGTCGCCGGGCGCAAACGGCACACTCGCTCCGGCCGACCTCCCGGACTCCGCCGTGGCGGGGGCCGCCGTGCTCGGACTGTGCCTCGAGGTCCCGGAGGACGTGGTCGTCGACGCGGCGCAGCGCGCACGCGCGTCCGGTCTGACCGTCGTGCTGAACCCGTCGCCTTTCCGCGCGGAGGCGCGCGGGCTGCTCCCGCTGGTCGACGTGCTCCTCGTCAACGAGGGGGAGGCCGCTGCGCTGCTCGGCGTCGCGGAGGACGCGGCGCCCGGGGAGCTGCGCGACGGCTTCGCCGCGCTCGGCATCGCGCGCGCCGTGGTGACGCGCGGGGCCGACGGCTGCGTGGTCATCGACGCCGCCGCCGCCCCCGTCGCCGTCTCTGCGGTGCGGGTCGAGGCCGTGGACACCACCGGCGCCGGGGACGCCTTCATGGGCGCGCTGCTGCTGCGCCTCGCCGACGGCGACTCCCTGCTCGACGCGGCCCGCTTCGCGGTCGGCGTCGGAGCCTTCGCCGCCTCCCGCGCCGGAGCGCAGGCCTCCTACCCGACCTCCGACGCCCTGGCCGCCTTCCTCCGCCGCTGA
- a CDS encoding LacI family DNA-binding transcriptional regulator produces MSTPSPAPRRVTAAMVAERAGTSIATVSLVVNGKARGRISDENAARVLAAVAELGYVVDGAASALARGTSDIVVLLAPDLPNPFFGRVIKGVQEELSERYQLLLSAAASGEQPTASDVRRLSSLRPAGLLVSAPGSDFLDDVPPGIPLVLLDAPGLEERAATVNYDLAPGVEALARHLAARGHRVIGYLDGATPAATYTLRRELLRAAAERHGMILLAEPDVRSGPDLAEAAAATLAALPAWRAAGATAVVAAADTLAHGVLAACASAGIRVPEDLAVAGFDDLPASAVTAPSLTSVALPGDALGRAAAHRLLALVAPAPPPADATPLVALPEAPPGPLAATLTIRAST; encoded by the coding sequence ATGTCGACGCCCTCCCCCGCGCCGCGCCGGGTGACCGCCGCGATGGTCGCGGAGCGCGCGGGCACGAGCATCGCGACCGTCTCGCTGGTGGTCAACGGCAAGGCCCGCGGCCGCATCTCCGACGAGAACGCCGCTCGCGTGCTCGCGGCCGTCGCCGAGCTCGGCTATGTGGTCGACGGTGCGGCGAGCGCGCTGGCCCGCGGGACGAGCGACATCGTCGTGCTCCTCGCCCCCGACCTCCCGAATCCGTTCTTCGGGCGCGTGATCAAGGGCGTGCAGGAGGAGCTCAGCGAGCGCTACCAGTTGCTCCTCTCCGCCGCGGCGAGCGGCGAGCAGCCGACCGCCTCCGACGTGCGCCGCCTCTCCTCCCTGCGCCCGGCCGGGCTGCTCGTCTCGGCGCCGGGCTCCGACTTCCTGGACGACGTCCCCCCGGGCATCCCGCTGGTGCTGCTGGATGCTCCCGGCCTCGAGGAGCGCGCCGCCACCGTCAACTACGACCTCGCTCCCGGCGTGGAGGCCCTCGCCCGGCACCTCGCCGCCCGCGGGCACCGCGTGATCGGCTACCTCGACGGCGCGACACCGGCCGCCACCTACACGCTGCGGCGGGAGCTGCTGCGCGCGGCGGCCGAGCGGCACGGGATGATCCTGCTCGCCGAGCCGGACGTGCGCAGCGGGCCCGACCTCGCGGAGGCCGCCGCGGCGACGCTCGCCGCCCTCCCCGCCTGGCGTGCCGCCGGTGCGACCGCCGTCGTCGCGGCTGCCGACACGCTGGCCCACGGGGTCCTCGCCGCGTGCGCGTCCGCGGGGATCCGCGTTCCGGAGGACCTCGCCGTCGCCGGGTTCGACGACCTCCCGGCCTCGGCCGTGACCGCCCCGAGCCTGACCAGCGTCGCCCTCCCCGGAGATGCGCTGGGCCGCGCGGCTGCGCACCGGCTGCTGGCACTCGTCGCGCCGGCGCCTCCGCCGGCCGACGCGACTCCGTTGGTCGCGCTCCCGGAGGCACCTCCCGGCCCCCTCGCCGCAACCCTCACCATCCGCGCCTCCACCTGA
- the uriH gene encoding uridine-preferring nucleoside hydrolase UriH, translating to MEKIILDCDPGHDDAIALMLAHGSPHIDLLAVTTVAGNQTLEKVTRNALAVARVAGITGVPFAAGADRPLVRPVEVAPSIHGESGLDGPQLPEPAFELDERHAVQLIIDTVMAHEPGTVTLVPTGALTNIALAVRQEPRIVERVKQVVLMGGGVHVGNWSPVAEFNIVIDPEAADIVFSAGWRVVMCGLDVTHQALATPAVAERIERVGTAPARFVGELLEFFGRTYADVQGFDSPPVHDPVAVAYVIDPSVVRAVQMPIVIETQGRLTTGMTVADLRSAPAADCPTWAAMELDPERFWGMVVDALERIGEPAALESAIADLAAGDLA from the coding sequence ATGGAGAAGATCATCCTGGACTGCGATCCGGGGCATGACGACGCGATCGCGCTCATGCTGGCCCACGGCAGTCCCCACATCGACCTGCTGGCGGTCACCACCGTCGCGGGCAACCAGACCCTCGAGAAGGTGACCCGCAACGCCCTGGCCGTGGCCCGCGTCGCGGGGATCACCGGCGTGCCGTTCGCCGCCGGCGCCGACCGGCCCCTCGTGCGTCCGGTCGAGGTCGCCCCGAGCATCCACGGCGAGTCCGGCCTCGACGGCCCGCAGCTGCCCGAGCCGGCGTTCGAGCTCGACGAGCGGCACGCGGTGCAGCTCATCATCGACACGGTCATGGCGCACGAACCGGGGACGGTCACCCTCGTCCCGACGGGTGCGCTCACCAACATCGCGCTCGCCGTGCGGCAGGAGCCGCGCATCGTCGAGCGCGTCAAGCAGGTCGTCCTCATGGGCGGCGGCGTGCACGTCGGCAACTGGAGCCCGGTCGCGGAGTTCAACATCGTGATCGATCCCGAGGCCGCCGACATCGTCTTCAGCGCCGGATGGAGAGTCGTCATGTGCGGCCTCGACGTCACGCACCAGGCGCTCGCCACCCCCGCTGTCGCGGAGCGCATCGAGCGTGTCGGCACCGCCCCCGCCCGGTTCGTGGGGGAGCTGCTCGAGTTCTTCGGCCGCACCTACGCCGATGTGCAGGGCTTCGACAGCCCGCCCGTCCACGACCCCGTCGCCGTCGCCTACGTGATCGACCCCTCGGTCGTCCGCGCCGTGCAGATGCCCATCGTGATCGAGACGCAGGGCCGCCTGACCACCGGGATGACGGTCGCCGACCTCCGCTCGGCTCCCGCCGCCGACTGCCCGACCTGGGCTGCGATGGAGCTCGACCCCGAGCGTTTCTGGGGCATGGTCGTCGACGCGCTCGAGCGCATCGGCGAGCCCGCCGCCCTCGAATCCGCGATCGCCGACCTCGCCGCGGGAGATCTCGCGTGA
- a CDS encoding LacI family DNA-binding transcriptional regulator — MRTEPADAAAVPTLEAVAARAGVSRATVSRVVNGSPKVTPEVVAVVTAAIADLNYVPNRAARSLASRRTQVIALVVPESTAKVFADPFFASIVQGVALSLADTEYTLNMVISSETNPDKTRRYLMGGNVDGALVVSHHSGDHSYAQLGTTLPIVFGGRPVGDAMGDSYFVDVDNVSGSAGATEHLIARGRRNIALVTGPQDMPAGLDRLTGWRRALDAHGLDTSLIELGDFSPLSGKEAMRRLLARGVPIDGLFAANDQMAAGAYSAIREAGLRIPEDIAVVGFDDDNFGITAAPPLTTVHQPSIGLGETMARVLVRRIQGEPVERVTLLPTELVIREST; from the coding sequence ATGAGGACCGAGCCGGCGGACGCCGCGGCCGTCCCCACCCTGGAGGCGGTGGCGGCACGCGCGGGGGTCTCGCGCGCCACGGTCTCCCGCGTGGTCAACGGCTCGCCGAAGGTCACGCCGGAGGTCGTCGCCGTGGTGACGGCCGCCATCGCCGACCTCAACTACGTCCCGAACCGCGCCGCCCGCTCCCTCGCCTCCCGCCGCACCCAGGTGATCGCCCTGGTCGTGCCGGAGTCGACCGCAAAGGTCTTCGCCGACCCGTTCTTCGCCTCCATCGTGCAGGGCGTCGCCCTGAGCCTCGCCGACACCGAGTACACGCTCAACATGGTCATCTCGTCGGAGACGAACCCCGACAAGACCCGTCGCTATCTGATGGGCGGCAACGTGGACGGCGCGCTCGTCGTCTCGCACCACTCCGGCGACCACTCCTACGCACAGCTCGGAACGACCCTGCCGATCGTGTTCGGCGGACGGCCCGTCGGCGACGCGATGGGCGACTCCTACTTCGTCGACGTGGACAACGTCTCGGGATCCGCGGGCGCCACCGAGCATCTGATCGCCCGGGGCCGCCGGAACATCGCGCTCGTCACCGGCCCGCAGGACATGCCCGCCGGCCTCGACCGCCTCACCGGCTGGCGGCGGGCTCTCGACGCGCACGGCCTCGACACCTCGCTCATCGAGCTCGGCGACTTCTCCCCGCTCTCGGGCAAGGAGGCCATGCGGAGGCTGCTCGCCCGCGGCGTGCCGATCGACGGCCTGTTCGCCGCGAACGACCAGATGGCCGCGGGCGCGTACTCCGCGATCCGGGAGGCGGGCCTCCGCATCCCGGAGGACATCGCCGTCGTCGGCTTCGACGACGACAACTTCGGCATCACCGCCGCGCCGCCGCTGACTACCGTGCACCAGCCGTCCATCGGGCTCGGCGAGACGATGGCCCGCGTGCTGGTGCGCCGCATCCAGGGTGAGCCTGTCGAGCGCGTCACCCTCCTCCCCACCGAGCTGGTCATCCGCGAGTCGACCTAG
- the uriT gene encoding uridine transporter UriT, with protein MSATAPTPVAAVGGPGRPVRIAALTAALLAACVAFQLNASMMSPVLVTMSHELNTDEATIGLSQTLFFTIAALFSLFLPRLSDIVGRKRVLLGMLVVMFVGSVVAALAMNVGMLFAGRLIQGVTGPVVPICLLMLRAEITDPRKYGAAMGLLTAVNGGIAGIDAIAGGWLATTFGFRSVFWTIAVITVIAVAMVVFWGAESRPSAGVRMDWWGVLPLVVSIGALLTGLNEAGRLASANWLLVALSLAVAVIAFAIFWRVENRVAQPLVPTPLLKRRATWALLTTTLLTMTGVFAVVNGLVTSLAQNADAGFGMAPDLASLAFLTPYAIVGWIVGPLAGRLAPVLGYRRILRIGLAGTIVATVAMAFVGVHSLPVLIATTVVIGIGYAGIGNIMLNGLGIVLSPAENPGFLPGLNAGAFNLGAGLSFALLPALQVATSAAPSSTTGYSAGMMLGAAITAGALAVSFLIPRPASAEVVTEAAGAR; from the coding sequence GTGAGCGCCACCGCCCCCACCCCGGTCGCAGCGGTCGGAGGCCCGGGGCGCCCCGTCCGCATCGCGGCCCTGACGGCGGCGTTGCTCGCCGCGTGCGTCGCCTTCCAGCTCAACGCCAGCATGATGAGTCCCGTGCTCGTCACCATGTCGCACGAGCTGAACACCGATGAAGCCACCATCGGCCTCTCGCAGACGCTCTTCTTCACGATCGCCGCGCTCTTCTCGCTGTTCCTCCCGCGCTTGAGCGACATCGTCGGCCGCAAGCGCGTGCTGCTCGGGATGCTCGTCGTCATGTTCGTCGGCAGCGTCGTCGCGGCCCTGGCCATGAACGTGGGCATGCTGTTCGCCGGTCGCCTCATCCAGGGCGTCACCGGGCCGGTCGTGCCGATCTGCCTCCTGATGCTGCGCGCCGAGATCACCGATCCGCGCAAATACGGTGCGGCGATGGGCCTCCTCACCGCGGTCAACGGCGGCATCGCCGGCATCGACGCCATCGCCGGCGGCTGGCTGGCGACGACCTTCGGCTTCCGCTCCGTGTTCTGGACGATCGCCGTCATCACCGTGATCGCCGTGGCGATGGTCGTCTTCTGGGGCGCCGAGTCGCGGCCCTCCGCGGGCGTGCGGATGGACTGGTGGGGCGTGCTCCCCCTGGTCGTCTCCATCGGTGCCCTGCTCACGGGCCTCAACGAGGCGGGCCGTCTGGCCTCGGCGAACTGGCTGCTCGTCGCGCTCTCCCTCGCCGTCGCCGTGATCGCCTTCGCGATCTTCTGGCGGGTGGAGAACCGGGTCGCCCAGCCGCTCGTGCCCACCCCGCTCCTGAAGCGCCGCGCCACCTGGGCGCTGCTCACAACCACTCTGCTCACCATGACCGGCGTGTTCGCCGTCGTGAACGGCCTGGTGACCTCCCTGGCCCAGAACGCCGACGCAGGCTTCGGGATGGCGCCCGACCTGGCCTCCCTCGCCTTCCTCACCCCGTACGCCATCGTCGGCTGGATCGTCGGTCCGCTCGCAGGCCGCCTCGCTCCGGTGCTCGGCTACCGCCGCATCCTGCGCATCGGCCTCGCAGGCACGATCGTCGCGACGGTCGCGATGGCGTTCGTGGGCGTGCACTCGCTGCCCGTGCTCATCGCGACCACTGTGGTGATCGGCATCGGCTACGCGGGCATCGGCAACATCATGCTCAACGGTCTGGGCATCGTGCTGTCGCCGGCGGAGAACCCCGGCTTCCTGCCCGGGCTCAACGCGGGCGCGTTCAACCTCGGCGCCGGGCTGAGCTTCGCGCTCCTCCCGGCCCTCCAGGTCGCGACCTCGGCCGCGCCGAGCTCGACGACCGGATACTCTGCGGGCATGATGCTCGGAGCCGCAATCACTGCCGGAGCCCTCGCCGTCTCGTTCCTCATCCCGCGCCCCGCCTCGGCCGAGGTCGTGACCGAAGCGGCGGGCGCGCGATGA